A single region of the Pararhodospirillum photometricum DSM 122 genome encodes:
- the nuoF gene encoding NADH-quinone oxidoreductase subunit NuoF, with the protein MLHDRDRIFTNLYGFHDWRLAGARARGDWDNTAAILARGRDGIIAEMKASGLRGRGGAGFSTGLKWSFMPREIGERPHYLVVNADEGEPGTCKDRDIMRFDPHKLIEGCLIAGFAIGAHVAYIYIRGEFVQEAHHLETAIAEAREAGFLGPDACGSGWAMEVYVHRGAGAYVCGEETALIQSLEGKKGQPRLKPPFPAGVGLYGCPTTVNNVESIAVAPTILRRGGAWFAGLGRENNTGTKVFCISGHVNTPCNVEEEMGIPLRELIEKHAGGVRGGWDNLLAVIPGGSSVPVLPKEICDTVRMDFDALREVRSGLGTAAVIVMDKSTDIVKAIARLSRFYMHESCGQCTPCREGTGWLSRVMQRLVTGEARLEEIDILEQVTRQIEGHTICALGDAAAWPIQGLIRHFRPEIVKRIKAREGLGRAAE; encoded by the coding sequence ATGCTCCACGATCGCGATCGCATCTTCACCAACCTCTACGGCTTCCACGACTGGCGTCTGGCCGGGGCGCGGGCCCGCGGCGACTGGGACAACACGGCGGCCATTCTGGCACGCGGGCGCGACGGCATCATTGCCGAGATGAAGGCCTCGGGCCTGCGCGGGCGCGGCGGTGCCGGCTTCTCGACCGGCCTCAAGTGGTCGTTCATGCCGCGTGAGATCGGCGAGCGGCCGCATTATCTGGTGGTCAACGCCGACGAGGGCGAACCCGGGACCTGCAAGGACCGGGATATCATGCGCTTCGATCCGCACAAGCTGATCGAGGGTTGCTTGATCGCTGGTTTTGCCATCGGCGCCCATGTGGCCTACATCTACATCCGGGGCGAGTTTGTTCAGGAGGCTCACCACCTGGAAACCGCCATCGCCGAGGCGCGCGAGGCCGGGTTCTTGGGGCCCGATGCCTGCGGGTCCGGCTGGGCCATGGAGGTGTATGTCCACCGCGGCGCCGGCGCCTATGTGTGCGGCGAGGAAACCGCCCTGATCCAGTCCCTGGAGGGCAAGAAGGGCCAGCCGCGCCTCAAGCCGCCGTTCCCGGCTGGGGTGGGGCTCTATGGCTGTCCGACCACGGTCAACAACGTGGAAAGCATTGCCGTCGCCCCCACCATCTTGCGTCGGGGTGGGGCTTGGTTCGCCGGCCTCGGTCGAGAGAACAACACGGGCACCAAGGTGTTCTGTATTTCCGGCCACGTGAACACGCCGTGTAACGTGGAAGAGGAAATGGGCATTCCGCTGCGCGAGTTGATCGAGAAGCATGCGGGCGGCGTGCGCGGCGGCTGGGACAACCTGCTGGCCGTGATCCCCGGGGGCTCCTCGGTTCCCGTGCTGCCCAAGGAAATCTGCGACACCGTGCGCATGGATTTCGATGCCCTGCGCGAGGTGCGCTCGGGCTTGGGCACGGCGGCGGTGATTGTCATGGACAAGTCCACCGACATCGTCAAAGCCATCGCCCGCCTGTCGCGCTTTTACATGCACGAAAGCTGCGGTCAGTGCACGCCGTGCCGCGAAGGGACCGGCTGGCTGTCGCGGGTCATGCAGCGGCTGGTGACCGGCGAGGCCCGCCTCGAGGAAATCGACATTTTGGAGCAGGTGACCCGCCAGATCGAGGGGCATACCATCTGCGCCCTGGGCGACGCGGCGGCGTGGCCGATCCAGGGCTTGATCCGGCACTTCCGGCCGGAAATCGTCAAGCGGATCAAGGCTCGCGAGGGCCTGGGCCGCGCGGCCGAGTAG
- the nuoG gene encoding NADH-quinone oxidoreductase subunit NuoG — MPKLTIDGIEVEVPAGTTVLQAAESIGIEIPRFCYHERLSIAGNCRMCLVEVKPGPPKPAASCALPVADGMEVRTDSEMARKARRGVLEFLLINHPLDCPICDQGGECDLQDQAMTFGTDRSRFCEAKRAVPEKNLGPLIRTAMTRCIQCTRCVRFSTEIAGVPDLGMLGRGEHAEITPYLDGILGSELSGNLVDVCPVGALTNAAYAFSARPWELSHTESIDVLDAVGAAIRVDTRGAQVMRVLPRLNEAVNEEWLGDKSRYAIDGLRVQRLDTPWVRRDGSLKPATWDEAFAVIAQRLKGVAGSKIAALAGDLADAESVVLLKDLMTALGSPHRDCRLDGAALDASVRASYLFNTTIAGIEQADALLLIGTDPRHEATLINARILKRARRGGFPIGRVGLTGRDLTYPVNDLGEDLGLLNEIAEGRHPFAQILKQAKRPMLIIGQGALTRPDGSAVLAAARAIAEAFGLVGEGWNGFNVLHTAAGRVGALDVGFVPAEGGLEAAGILAAARSGALEVLYLLGADSVDLSGLGQTFVIYQGSHGDAGAAVADVILPGAAWTEKDATYVNTEGRVQRTNRAVLPPGEAKEDWRVLRALAGCLGISVGVETLDAVRARLAAVNPVFAKTDVVTPAPWATFGTPGPLAGPPVTPAVASYYMTCPITRASPTMAACVRAFVNGNLKRTGTDG; from the coding sequence ATGCCCAAGTTGACCATCGACGGGATCGAGGTCGAGGTCCCTGCCGGCACCACGGTTTTGCAGGCAGCCGAGAGCATCGGGATCGAGATTCCGCGATTCTGCTACCACGAGCGACTGTCGATCGCCGGCAATTGCCGCATGTGTCTGGTCGAGGTGAAGCCGGGACCGCCCAAACCGGCCGCCTCGTGCGCCCTGCCGGTGGCCGACGGCATGGAAGTGCGCACCGATTCTGAAATGGCGCGCAAGGCGCGGCGCGGGGTGCTGGAGTTCTTGCTCATCAACCACCCGCTGGACTGCCCGATCTGCGACCAGGGCGGCGAGTGCGATCTGCAAGATCAGGCCATGACCTTTGGCACCGACCGCTCGCGCTTTTGCGAGGCCAAGCGGGCGGTGCCGGAGAAGAACCTGGGGCCCCTGATTCGCACGGCGATGACCCGCTGCATTCAGTGCACCCGCTGCGTGCGCTTCTCCACCGAGATCGCCGGCGTGCCGGACCTCGGCATGCTGGGGCGCGGCGAGCATGCCGAGATCACGCCGTATCTCGACGGGATCTTGGGCAGCGAACTCTCGGGCAATCTGGTGGATGTTTGCCCGGTCGGCGCCCTGACCAACGCTGCCTATGCCTTCAGCGCCCGGCCCTGGGAACTGAGCCATACCGAGAGCATCGACGTGCTCGATGCGGTGGGCGCGGCCATCCGCGTCGATACCCGGGGCGCCCAGGTGATGCGGGTCCTGCCCCGGCTCAACGAAGCGGTCAACGAGGAATGGCTGGGCGACAAGTCGCGCTACGCCATCGACGGCCTGCGCGTCCAGCGCCTGGATACCCCGTGGGTTCGGCGCGACGGCAGCTTGAAGCCGGCGACCTGGGACGAGGCCTTTGCGGTCATCGCCCAGCGGCTGAAGGGCGTGGCCGGTTCCAAGATCGCCGCCCTGGCCGGCGATCTGGCCGACGCCGAGAGCGTGGTGCTGCTCAAGGACCTGATGACGGCCCTGGGCTCGCCCCATCGTGATTGCCGCCTTGACGGCGCGGCCCTCGACGCTTCGGTGCGCGCCTCCTACCTGTTCAACACCACCATCGCCGGTATCGAGCAGGCTGATGCCCTGTTGCTGATCGGCACCGATCCGCGCCACGAGGCAACGCTGATCAATGCCCGGATCCTCAAGCGGGCCCGGCGTGGCGGCTTCCCGATCGGCCGGGTCGGGCTCACCGGCCGCGACCTCACCTATCCGGTCAACGACCTGGGCGAAGACCTTGGCCTGCTGAACGAAATCGCCGAGGGACGCCATCCGTTCGCCCAGATCCTCAAGCAGGCCAAGCGGCCCATGCTGATCATCGGCCAGGGCGCCTTGACCCGCCCCGATGGGTCAGCGGTGCTGGCGGCGGCCCGGGCGATCGCCGAGGCCTTTGGTCTGGTGGGCGAGGGTTGGAACGGCTTCAACGTGCTGCACACCGCCGCCGGTCGGGTGGGCGCCTTGGATGTCGGCTTCGTGCCGGCCGAGGGCGGCCTTGAGGCGGCAGGCATTCTGGCGGCGGCGCGGTCGGGCGCCCTGGAGGTTCTGTACCTGCTGGGGGCGGACAGCGTCGATCTTTCCGGTCTGGGGCAGACCTTCGTCATCTACCAGGGCTCGCACGGCGATGCCGGGGCGGCAGTGGCCGATGTCATCCTGCCCGGCGCCGCCTGGACCGAAAAAGACGCGACCTACGTCAACACCGAGGGCCGGGTCCAGCGGACCAACCGCGCCGTGCTGCCGCCGGGCGAGGCCAAGGAAGACTGGCGGGTGCTGCGCGCCCTGGCCGGCTGCCTGGGGATTTCGGTGGGCGTTGAGACCCTGGACGCCGTGCGCGCCCGTCTGGCGGCGGTCAATCCGGTGTTCGCCAAGACCGATGTTGTGACCCCGGCGCCGTGGGCCACCTTTGGCACTCCGGGACCGCTGGCCGGACCCCCGGTGACACCGGCTGTGGCCAGCTATTACATGACCTGCCCGATCACCCGGGCCTCGCCGACCATGGCCGCCTGCGTGCGGGCTTTCGTCAACGGCAATCTGAAGCGGACGGGAACCGATGGCTGA
- the nuoH gene encoding NADH-quinone oxidoreductase subunit NuoH — protein MAEFWTGTLWPLILIIVQCVAIVAPVFLAVAYLTYAERRVIGAIQLRKGPNVVGPFGLLQPIADGLKLMVKETIIPTGADRVVFLLAPILTLMLALVAWAVIPFDEGWVLADINVGVLYLFAVSGLGVYGIIMAGWASNSKYAFLGGLRSAAQMVSYEVAMGLIIVSVILTAGSMNLSDIVRAQQDSVWYVIPHFPMFVMFVISILAETNRAPFDLPEAEAELVAGYNVEYSAMPFALFFLGEYGNMILMSSLCVVLFLGGWLPPLDIAPFNALPGILWFALKVCAILFVFLWVRATFPRYRYDQLMRLGWKIFLPASLLWVVLTAGFLMLFGLLPGQGS, from the coding sequence ATGGCTGAGTTCTGGACGGGCACGCTGTGGCCCCTGATCCTGATCATTGTGCAATGCGTGGCCATCGTTGCCCCGGTGTTTCTGGCGGTGGCTTACCTGACCTATGCCGAGCGCCGGGTTATTGGCGCCATCCAGCTTCGCAAGGGACCCAACGTGGTCGGGCCCTTTGGTCTGTTGCAGCCGATTGCCGACGGTCTCAAGCTGATGGTCAAGGAGACCATCATCCCGACCGGCGCCGACCGGGTGGTGTTTTTGCTGGCGCCGATCCTGACCTTGATGCTGGCGCTGGTAGCCTGGGCGGTCATTCCCTTTGACGAGGGCTGGGTGCTGGCCGACATCAACGTCGGCGTGCTCTACCTGTTTGCCGTCTCGGGGCTTGGGGTGTACGGGATCATCATGGCCGGCTGGGCCTCCAACTCCAAGTACGCCTTCTTGGGGGGCCTGCGCTCGGCGGCGCAGATGGTGTCCTACGAGGTCGCCATGGGCTTGATCATCGTCTCGGTCATCCTCACGGCCGGCTCGATGAACCTGAGCGACATCGTGCGCGCCCAGCAAGACAGCGTGTGGTACGTGATTCCCCACTTCCCCATGTTTGTCATGTTCGTGATCTCGATCCTGGCCGAGACCAACCGCGCCCCCTTCGACCTGCCGGAAGCCGAAGCCGAACTGGTGGCGGGCTATAACGTCGAGTACTCGGCCATGCCGTTTGCCCTGTTCTTCCTGGGCGAATACGGCAACATGATCTTGATGAGCAGCCTGTGCGTGGTCTTGTTCCTGGGCGGCTGGCTGCCGCCTCTCGACATCGCGCCCTTCAATGCCTTGCCCGGGATTTTGTGGTTTGCCCTCAAGGTTTGCGCCATTTTGTTCGTGTTCTTGTGGGTGCGCGCCACGTTCCCCCGCTATCGTTATGACCAGTTGATGCGCTTGGGCTGGAAGATCTTCCTGCCCGCCTCCCTGCTCTGGGTGGTGCTGACCGCTGGCTTCTTGATGCTGTTCGGCCTGCTGCCGGGCCAGGGCTCGTGA
- the nuoI gene encoding NADH-quinone oxidoreductase subunit NuoI, translating to MFDLARTLRSFALTELVSGMALTFRYMLRPKVTLNYPYEKGFLSHRFRGEHALRRYPNGEERCIACKLCEAICPAQAITIEAEPREDGSRRTTRYDIDMTKCIYCGFCEEACPVDAIVEGPNFEFATETREELLYDKKKLLGNGDRWESELALRLQKDAPYR from the coding sequence ATGTTTGATCTCGCACGCACGCTACGCTCCTTCGCCTTGACGGAGCTGGTGTCGGGCATGGCGCTGACCTTCCGCTACATGCTGCGGCCCAAGGTCACCCTCAATTATCCTTACGAAAAGGGGTTTCTCTCCCATCGCTTTCGCGGGGAACATGCCCTGCGCCGCTACCCCAATGGGGAAGAGCGCTGCATTGCCTGCAAGCTCTGCGAGGCCATTTGCCCGGCCCAGGCCATCACCATTGAGGCCGAGCCGCGCGAGGATGGCTCGCGGCGGACCACCCGCTATGACATCGACATGACCAAGTGCATCTACTGCGGTTTCTGCGAGGAAGCCTGTCCGGTGGATGCCATCGTCGAGGGGCCCAACTTCGAATTCGCGACCGAAACCCGCGAGGAACTCCTCTACGACAAGAAAAAATTGCTGGGCAACGGCGATCGCTGGGAAAGCGAATTGGCCCTGCGTTTGCAAAAGGATGCGCCGTACCGCTAG
- a CDS encoding NADH-quinone oxidoreductase subunit J, with protein sequence MIAQTLIFYMLASILVGAAFMVVVSRNPVHSVLWLILAFVNAAGLFILAGAEFLAMVLVVVYVGAVAVLFLFVVMMLNLNLLGRREGFQKAMPLGIAVAVVIFTEIVVMVGGWQSAPEAAAQRQAPTPDLASVTNTEALAQYLYTHYFFLFQTAGLILLVAMVGAILLTHRRHPGVRRQSIAQQIARRKEDTLSLHKVPTGKGIS encoded by the coding sequence ATGATCGCACAGACCCTCATCTTCTACATGCTTGCCTCCATCCTGGTGGGGGCGGCCTTCATGGTCGTGGTGTCCCGCAACCCGGTCCACTCCGTGCTGTGGCTCATCTTGGCCTTCGTCAACGCGGCTGGCTTGTTCATCCTGGCCGGCGCCGAGTTCCTGGCCATGGTGCTGGTCGTGGTCTACGTCGGCGCGGTGGCGGTGCTGTTCTTGTTCGTCGTGATGATGCTCAACCTCAACCTCTTGGGGCGGCGGGAAGGCTTCCAGAAAGCCATGCCACTGGGCATCGCGGTGGCTGTGGTGATCTTTACCGAGATCGTGGTCATGGTCGGCGGCTGGCAAAGCGCTCCCGAGGCCGCGGCCCAGCGTCAGGCGCCCACCCCCGATCTGGCCAGCGTGACCAATACCGAGGCCTTGGCGCAGTATCTCTACACCCACTACTTCTTTTTGTTTCAAACCGCGGGCCTGATCTTGTTGGTGGCCATGGTCGGCGCCATCTTGCTGACCCATCGCCGGCATCCGGGCGTGCGTCGCCAGTCCATCGCCCAGCAGATCGCGCGGCGCAAGGAAGACACCTTGTCCCTGCATAAGGTGCCCACCGGGAAGGGGATCTCGTGA
- the nuoK gene encoding NADH-quinone oxidoreductase subunit NuoK — protein sequence MGVSLIHYLTVSAILLTLGVFGIFANRKNVVVILMCVELILLAVNLNLVAFSAHLNDMAGQVFTMFVLTVAAAEAGIGLAIIVAFFRNRGSISVDDINQMKG from the coding sequence ATGGGCGTTTCCCTGATCCACTATCTGACCGTTTCGGCGATCTTGCTGACGCTGGGGGTCTTCGGCATTTTCGCCAACCGCAAGAACGTCGTCGTCATCTTGATGTGCGTCGAGCTGATCTTGCTCGCGGTGAACCTCAATCTGGTGGCCTTCTCGGCACATCTCAACGACATGGCGGGGCAGGTCTTCACCATGTTCGTCCTGACCGTGGCCGCCGCCGAGGCCGGTATTGGCCTTGCGATCATCGTCGCGTTCTTCCGCAATCGCGGGTCGATCAGCGTTGATGACATCAACCAGATGAAGGGGTAG
- the nuoL gene encoding NADH-quinone oxidoreductase subunit L, giving the protein MLAFAAVFLPLAGALVAGFKGRTLGDHKAQLVTCGAMGASALLSWLLFFLTVPGGEATTVTLFTWVASGDLVFDWALRIDPLSTVMLMTVTTVSFLVHVYSIGYMHHDPGVPRFMAYLSLFTFFMLMLVTADNLVQLFFGWEGVGVASYLLIGFWYERPSANAAAIKAFVVNRVGDFGFALGIFGVFMVFGTVDFDTIFAAAPSKADATLSFLGIEWHAMTICCLLLFIGAMGKSAQLGLHTWLPDAMEGPTPVSALIHAATMVTAGVFMVARLSPLFVLSDTAMGVVTLVGAATAFFAATIGCTQTDIKRVIAYSTCSQLGYMFFALGVGAFGAGIFHLMTHAFFKALLFLGAGSVIHAMSDEQDIRRMGGLWKLIPVTYVLMWIGSLALMGVPPFAGFFSKDMILEVAFGSYSFTGFIAFVLGLGAAGMTAFYSTRLLLLTFHGKPRADERVMAHVHESPRIMILPLVALATGAVFAGGLGYDAFVGEGRLAFWGTSLVQDAHDVTAEAHHVPGIVKLLPLVATALGVALAWVMYVARPALPGQVVSRFPQVYRFVHNKWFFDELYDRLFVQPAFRIGRGLWLKGDGALIDGLGPDGVAAASRGLARLLGRVQTGYLYHYAFVMIIGLAAIVTWFLLTSAR; this is encoded by the coding sequence ATGCTTGCTTTTGCCGCCGTCTTCCTGCCCCTGGCCGGGGCGCTGGTCGCCGGGTTCAAGGGGCGAACGTTGGGCGACCACAAGGCCCAACTGGTGACCTGTGGCGCCATGGGGGCCTCGGCCCTGCTGTCGTGGCTGCTGTTTTTCCTGACCGTGCCCGGGGGCGAGGCGACCACCGTGACCTTGTTCACCTGGGTCGCCTCGGGCGATCTGGTGTTTGACTGGGCCTTGCGCATTGACCCCCTGTCCACGGTCATGCTCATGACCGTGACCACCGTGTCCTTCCTGGTGCATGTCTACTCGATTGGCTACATGCACCATGATCCCGGCGTGCCGCGCTTCATGGCCTACTTGTCGTTGTTCACCTTTTTCATGCTGATGCTGGTGACCGCCGACAATCTGGTTCAGCTCTTCTTTGGTTGGGAAGGGGTGGGCGTTGCCTCTTACCTGTTGATCGGGTTCTGGTACGAGCGCCCGAGCGCCAATGCAGCGGCGATCAAGGCCTTTGTCGTCAACCGGGTCGGCGACTTCGGCTTTGCGCTGGGCATTTTCGGCGTGTTCATGGTCTTCGGTACCGTTGATTTTGACACGATCTTCGCGGCCGCGCCGTCCAAGGCCGACGCCACCTTGTCCTTCCTGGGCATCGAGTGGCACGCCATGACCATCTGCTGCTTGCTGCTGTTCATCGGCGCCATGGGCAAATCGGCCCAATTGGGCCTGCATACGTGGCTACCCGACGCCATGGAAGGCCCGACCCCGGTCTCGGCCCTGATCCACGCCGCGACCATGGTGACGGCCGGTGTGTTCATGGTCGCGCGCCTTTCGCCTTTGTTCGTGCTCTCCGACACCGCCATGGGGGTGGTCACCCTGGTGGGCGCCGCCACGGCTTTCTTTGCCGCGACCATCGGCTGCACCCAGACCGACATTAAGCGGGTGATCGCCTACTCGACGTGTTCTCAGTTGGGCTACATGTTCTTCGCGCTGGGCGTGGGGGCGTTTGGCGCCGGTATCTTCCACCTGATGACCCACGCCTTTTTCAAGGCGCTGTTGTTCCTGGGCGCCGGCTCGGTGATCCACGCCATGTCCGACGAGCAGGACATCCGGCGCATGGGGGGGCTGTGGAAGCTCATTCCCGTGACCTACGTCTTGATGTGGATCGGTTCCCTGGCCCTGATGGGCGTGCCGCCCTTTGCCGGCTTCTTCTCCAAGGACATGATCTTGGAGGTGGCCTTCGGCTCCTATTCCTTCACCGGGTTCATCGCCTTCGTGCTGGGCCTGGGCGCGGCGGGCATGACGGCCTTTTACTCCACCCGCCTGTTGCTCCTCACCTTCCATGGCAAGCCGCGGGCCGACGAGCGGGTGATGGCTCATGTTCATGAGTCCCCGCGCATCATGATCCTGCCCTTGGTTGCCTTGGCTACGGGGGCGGTGTTTGCCGGAGGCCTGGGCTACGATGCCTTCGTCGGCGAGGGCCGGCTGGCCTTCTGGGGAACCTCCCTGGTGCAAGACGCCCACGACGTGACGGCCGAGGCTCACCACGTGCCCGGGATCGTCAAGCTGCTGCCTCTGGTCGCGACCGCGCTGGGCGTGGCGTTGGCCTGGGTCATGTATGTGGCCCGGCCCGCTTTGCCGGGACAAGTGGTCAGCCGCTTCCCCCAAGTATACCGCTTTGTTCACAACAAGTGGTTCTTCGACGAGCTCTATGATCGCCTCTTCGTCCAGCCGGCGTTTCGCATCGGCCGGGGCCTGTGGCTCAAGGGCGACGGCGCGCTGATCGACGGCCTGGGGCCCGATGGGGTAGCAGCCGCGTCGCGGGGGTTGGCCAGACTGCTGGGGCGGGTCCAGACCGGCTACCTCTATCACTATGCCTTCGTGATGATTATCGGCTTGGCCGCGATCGTCACGTGGTTCCTGCTGACCTCCGCCCGCTAG
- a CDS encoding NADH-quinone oxidoreductase subunit M, with product MSDFPLLSIITFLPLVGAVFIVTIRGDEAVVARNTRHVALLTTVFTFLLSLKLWIGFDQTQQGFQFVERDVWLPSYNIAYHMGVDGISVLFVLLSTFLSVICVLASWESIQKHIKEYMIAFLVLETMMVGMFCALDFVLFYIFFEGVLIPMFLIIGIWGGVRRVYAAFKFFLYTLLGSVLMLLAMLTMYFQAGTTDIPSLMTHAFPAGLQTWLWLAMFASFAVKVPMWPVHTWLPDAHVEAPTAGSVILAGVLLKMGAYGFLRFSIPMLPLASADFQPLVYLLSIVAVIYTSLVALAQEDMKKLIAYSSIAHMGFVTAGIFAMTPQAVEGALFQMLSHGVVSGALFLCVGVVYDRLHTREINRYGGLASTMPRYALVFMLFMMASVGLPGTSGFVGEFMIMLGVFRDSTLVAALISTGLVLGAAYMLYLYRRVLFGKLEKEDLRGLLDLSPREVAVFAPLVALVLWMGIVPSAFLDFMHGSVADLIANYDAALAQR from the coding sequence ATGAGCGACTTTCCGCTTCTTTCGATCATCACCTTTCTGCCGTTGGTCGGGGCGGTGTTTATCGTCACGATCCGCGGCGACGAGGCGGTGGTGGCACGCAACACGCGCCACGTGGCCCTGCTGACCACGGTTTTTACCTTTTTGTTGTCCCTCAAGCTGTGGATCGGTTTTGATCAGACGCAGCAAGGCTTCCAGTTCGTCGAGCGCGACGTGTGGCTGCCGTCGTACAACATCGCCTATCACATGGGCGTGGACGGCATTTCCGTGTTGTTTGTCCTGCTCTCGACCTTTCTCTCGGTGATCTGCGTTCTGGCCTCGTGGGAGTCGATCCAGAAGCATATCAAGGAGTACATGATCGCCTTCCTCGTCTTGGAGACGATGATGGTGGGCATGTTCTGCGCCCTGGACTTCGTGCTCTTCTACATCTTCTTTGAAGGTGTACTGATCCCGATGTTCCTGATCATCGGCATCTGGGGGGGCGTGCGCCGGGTTTATGCCGCGTTCAAGTTTTTTCTCTATACCCTGCTGGGCTCGGTGCTGATGCTCCTGGCGATGCTGACCATGTATTTCCAGGCCGGCACCACCGACATCCCCAGCTTGATGACCCACGCTTTCCCCGCGGGTCTCCAGACCTGGCTGTGGTTGGCCATGTTCGCGAGCTTTGCCGTCAAGGTCCCCATGTGGCCCGTGCACACGTGGTTGCCCGATGCCCACGTGGAGGCGCCCACGGCGGGATCGGTTATCCTGGCTGGCGTGCTCTTGAAGATGGGCGCCTATGGCTTCTTGCGCTTCTCTATTCCCATGCTGCCCCTGGCCTCGGCCGACTTCCAGCCGCTGGTCTACCTGCTCTCGATCGTCGCGGTGATTTACACCTCCTTGGTCGCCTTGGCCCAGGAGGACATGAAGAAGCTGATCGCCTATTCGTCCATCGCCCACATGGGGTTTGTCACCGCCGGCATTTTCGCCATGACCCCTCAGGCGGTCGAGGGAGCGTTGTTCCAGATGCTCTCGCACGGGGTGGTCTCGGGCGCCTTGTTCTTGTGCGTAGGCGTCGTCTACGACCGGCTGCATACCCGCGAGATCAATCGCTACGGCGGTCTGGCGAGCACCATGCCGCGCTACGCCCTGGTGTTCATGCTGTTCATGATGGCCTCGGTCGGTCTGCCCGGCACCTCGGGCTTCGTCGGCGAGTTCATGATCATGCTGGGCGTGTTCCGCGACTCCACCTTGGTGGCGGCGCTGATCTCAACCGGCTTGGTCTTGGGAGCGGCCTATATGCTCTATTTGTACCGGCGGGTCCTGTTCGGCAAGCTGGAGAAGGAAGACCTCAGGGGCCTGCTCGACCTTAGCCCGCGCGAGGTGGCGGTGTTTGCCCCGCTGGTTGCCTTGGTTCTGTGGATGGGCATTGTGCCCTCGGCCTTCCTCGACTTCATGCATGGGTCGGTCGCCGACCTGATCGCCAACTATGATGCCGCGCTGGCCCAGCGCTGA
- the nuoN gene encoding NADH-quinone oxidoreductase subunit NuoN has product MTDPLALMPALPEVLMAFLGMGLLMVGVFRKGDTAPYVCRAVLVGLALVAALVVSQPGWREPMLAFGGLFINDGFARFAKLLTLAGAAATLLLALGWLQREKDLRFEFPILVVFATLGMMIMISAHDLMTLYLGVELQSLALYVIAAYQRDNTRSTEAGVKYFVLGALASGLLLYGMTLVYGFAGTTNFDGLAEVAKAGPASMGVVIGLVFIIAGLAFKVSAVPFHMWTPDVYEGAPTPVTAFFAVAPKVAALALFARVLMDPFGAYVADWQRILVLIALLSMGLGSFAAIAQTNIKRMMAYSSIGHVGFALVGLAAGTTEGIRGLLIYLGIYVVMNVGTFALIVSMRRQGQMVESINDLKGLARTQPLNALAMSLFMFSMAGIPPLAGFFGKFYVFMAAINSGLYTLAILGVLASVVGAFYYLRIVKLMYFDEVVEPLDVITGVVPRSMILGGATAMLLFFLVPNILLAGAQRAAEVLTGVEAIDMRGLAAGSVSGLGGR; this is encoded by the coding sequence ATGACTGATCCTTTGGCCCTGATGCCCGCCTTGCCGGAGGTCTTGATGGCCTTCCTGGGCATGGGGCTTCTGATGGTCGGGGTCTTCCGCAAGGGAGATACCGCGCCTTATGTCTGCCGCGCCGTCTTGGTGGGCCTTGCCTTGGTCGCCGCGCTCGTCGTCAGCCAACCCGGCTGGCGCGAGCCGATGCTGGCCTTTGGCGGTCTGTTCATTAATGATGGCTTCGCCCGCTTCGCCAAGCTGCTGACCCTGGCCGGGGCCGCTGCCACCTTGCTGTTGGCGCTGGGCTGGTTGCAGCGGGAAAAGGACCTGCGCTTCGAGTTTCCGATTTTGGTCGTCTTTGCCACCTTGGGCATGATGATCATGATCTCGGCCCACGACCTGATGACCTTGTATTTGGGCGTGGAACTCCAGTCGCTGGCCCTTTATGTCATCGCCGCCTATCAGCGCGACAACACCCGCTCGACCGAAGCCGGCGTGAAGTACTTCGTGCTGGGCGCGCTGGCGTCGGGGCTGCTGCTCTATGGCATGACCTTGGTCTATGGCTTTGCCGGCACCACCAACTTCGATGGTCTGGCCGAGGTCGCCAAGGCGGGGCCGGCCTCCATGGGGGTGGTCATCGGCCTTGTGTTCATCATCGCCGGTCTGGCCTTTAAGGTGTCGGCCGTGCCCTTTCATATGTGGACGCCCGACGTGTACGAGGGCGCGCCGACCCCGGTCACGGCTTTCTTTGCCGTGGCCCCCAAGGTGGCGGCCCTGGCCTTGTTCGCCCGCGTCTTGATGGATCCGTTTGGCGCCTATGTCGCCGACTGGCAGCGCATTTTGGTGCTGATCGCCCTCTTGTCCATGGGCCTGGGCTCCTTTGCCGCCATTGCCCAGACCAACATCAAGCGCATGATGGCCTACAGCTCGATTGGTCACGTGGGCTTTGCCTTGGTTGGTCTTGCTGCCGGCACCACCGAGGGCATTCGGGGTCTCTTGATTTATCTGGGCATTTACGTGGTCATGAACGTGGGCACCTTCGCCCTTATCGTGTCCATGCGCCGCCAGGGCCAGATGGTCGAGTCCATCAACGACCTCAAGGGCTTGGCCCGCACCCAGCCGCTCAACGCCTTGGCCATGAGCCTCTTCATGTTCTCGATGGCGGGTATTCCGCCGCTGGCCGGGTTCTTTGGCAAGTTTTATGTGTTTATGGCGGCGATCAACAGCGGGCTCTATACCCTGGCCATTCTGGGCGTTTTGGCGAGCGTGGTCGGGGCGTTCTATTACCTGCGCATCGTCAAGCTGATGTACTTCGACGAGGTGGTGGAGCCTCTCGACGTTATTACCGGTGTCGTGCCCCGTTCCATGATTTTGGGAGGTGCGACCGCTATGCTGCTGTTCTTCCTGGTTCCCAATATCTTGTTGGCCGGGGCCCAGAGGGCGGCAGAGGTGTTGACCGGGGTGGAAGCGATTGACATGCGCGGTCTGGCGGCGGGCTCCGTTTCGGGTCTGGGCGGCCGGTGA